In a single window of the Bacillus rossius redtenbacheri isolate Brsri chromosome 8, Brsri_v3, whole genome shotgun sequence genome:
- the LOC134535041 gene encoding DNA replication ATP-dependent helicase/nuclease DNA2-like, with protein MGPDRMEPPCKQIRFTSSLTEDLFSQFVHSPKKGFERHKGDISLEGSLPFDDEKDTFSLQTLQRCVVMDVSEAKNGKILKLQSPGTHKYTSCLVSGIWDLLEYRPNDIVNIQACRSQKDEFEWIIDYSNGFLVYCPDTIITPSTIMSSYPCVRKSILSTKFRDDGFPEVAAVGILIHKLLQKSLTLGSSKEADVKEIALEILSSPQSKMCLYSSGLNKSAAEEKVLQFVPRVVKFMRDFVQLDSVTAQRNHKAPPGSKGCWEGKITAVRDIEETVMEPKLGLYGKIDITVEVSKCEGGGAVRKYVLPLELKTGRPSYSIQHWGQVALYSLMKNTSSGLLLYLADGSMQEKVTRDVDRNGLMQRRNEIVYHRNKLLNPSLDDFTGTCLSDSLPPPIMDKRSCEYCHVKTVCGSFLRSRTTSDSVSDDFPPLSSSSHLTVEEIEYFVNMAVCLQLEEYDNKGSGSNLSDLWLVPAVERETKGSCISNLIVKSVQTTDDGFVHTLARFPGNSKFPVANLSVSAFESESWVYVSTDDQFGFAQGYVKKVFEKFISVSLDKDIRKQSHGKRFHIDLKHYDQSNSCLWSNLGDLISDNLPAKRLRSILIGRLQASPIQEGLEIFHTVMPLITGLNDDQVKAIYNVLFSSDFTVVLGKPGTGKTMFIVVLVQVLVVLNRSVLITSHTHAAVDKILLELQKRNIQFLRVGKKTRINQDIDSDSTIAAVEESVLTPDDMNKLFKEELVVGSTCLGTRHFIFKDKVFDYCLLDEASQVSQLEAIRPLMLCRKFVLVGDTKQLPPLVVSRRAVELGMSESVLERLSKRPGHTVSELNCQYRMNRTVMSLANRFVYDGRLVCGAANERDTLEAPGWGVLERNAGSNPWLLRVLSARLEDAVAVVDTGDVRHVETQDGRVPELRDGALRTVNLAEAGLVYFVVSGLRVAGVRAEDVGVMAPYQQQVGLLKRVFAAKSDYHGRISVSTIDQYQGQEKSVVVITCTRSSPNRAADSGRGSILDDAKRLTVAITRSKHKLIIIGNVQLLMDNFSEMNKLFSCIEENNKISCKDLDWGYMVRKTLKYLDKCDNSRGQFL; from the coding sequence ATGGGACCTGACAGAATGGAGCCACCCTGTAAACAGATACGTTTCACTTCTTCTCTAACCGAGGATTTATTTTCACAATTCGTACACAGTCCAAAAAAAGGTTTTGAGCGACATAAAGGTGATATTTCTCTTGAAGGCTCTTTGCCCTTTGATGATGAAAAAGATACATTTTCGCTCCAGACACTTCAGAGATGCGTGGTTATGGACGTATCGGAAGCGAAGAACGGGAAAATACTAAAGTTACAATCCCCTGGAACCCACAAGTACACATCGTGTTTGGTGTCAGGCATTTGGGACTTGTTAGAGTACAGACCTAATGACATAGTGAATATCCAGGCATGCAGATCACAAAAGGATGAATTCGAATGGATTATTGATTATTCAAATGGTTTTTTGGTGTACTGCCCAGACACCATCATCACACCTTCCACTATAATGTCGAGCTACCCCTGTGTTAGAAAGAGTATTCTTTCGACCAAGTTCAGAGACGATGGTTTTCCTGAGGTTGCTGCAGTTGGCATTCTCATCCACAAGCTTCTCCAGAAGTCTCTTACGTTGGGATCGAGCAAAGAAGCTGATGTCAAGGAGATAGCATTGGAGATTTTGAGCTCACCTCAGTCAAAGATGTGCTTGTACTCATCGGGGCTAAACAAGAGTGCAGCAGAGGAGAAAGTTCTTCAGTTTGTGCCCAGAGTTGTCAAGTTCATGAGGGACTTTGTGCAGCTAGACTCTGTCACCGCTCAGCGTAACCACAAGGCCCCACCGGGTTCCAAAGGCTGCTGGGAAGGTAAGATTACTGCCGTGAGGGACATAGAGGAGACGGTGATGGAACCAAAGCTGGGTCTTTACGGGAAGATCGACATAACGGTTGAAGTTTCCAAATGTGAGGGCGGCGGGGCAGTCAGGAAATATGTCTTGCCGCTGGAGCTGAAGACCGGGCGGCCGTCGTACTCGATACAGCACTGGGGCCAAGTGGCTCTGTACTCGCTGATGAAAAACACGAGCTCGGGCCTGCTGCTGTACCTGGCGGATGGCAGCATGCAGGAGAAGGTCACGAGGGACGTGGACAGAAACGGCCTGATGCAGAGAAGAAACGAGATAGTTTACCACAGAAATAAGCTGCTTAACCCGTCTTTAGATGATTTCACTGGAACTTGTTTGAGCGATAGTCTTCCCCCTCCGATAATGGATAAAAGAAGTTGTGAGTATTGCCATGTGAAAACTGTTTGTGGTTCTTTCTTGAGGAGTAGAACGACATCTGACAGTGTTTCGGATGATTTCCCTCCTCTTAGTTCTAGTTCCCACTTGACAGTTGaagaaattgaatattttgtaaacatgGCTGTGTGCTTACAGCTGGAAGAATACGACAACAAAGGTTCAGGGAGTAATTTGAGCGATTTGTGGCTGGTTCCAGCCGTCGAGAGAGAAACAAAGGGAAGCTGTATAAGTAACCTCATCGTGAAGTCAGTGCAGACTACAGATGATGGTTTCGTACATACGCTTGCTCGCTTCCCAGGTAACTCAAAATTCCCAGTTGCTAATCTTTCTGTGAGTGCATTTGAAAGTGAGTCATGGGTCTATGTTAGCACTGATGATCAATTTGGTTTTGCCCAAGGCTATGTGAAAAAGGTTTTCGAGAAATTTATTTCTGTATCTTTGGACAAAGATATACGGAAACAATCTCATGGTAAAAGGTTTCATATTGACTTGAAACACTATGATCAAAGCAACTCTTGCTTGTGGTCAAACTTGGGAGACCTCATATCCGATAACCTTCCTGCAAAAAGACTGCGAAGCATTCTCATTGGCCGGTTACAAGCAAGCCCTATTCAGGAAGGTCTTGAGATATTTCATACTGTAATGCCTCTGATTACAGGACTTAATGATGACCAGGTGAAAGCAATCTACAATGTTTTATTTTCAAGTGATTTCACAGTCGTTCTGGGCAAACCCGGTACTGGAAAGACTATGTTCATTGTCGTGTTGGTACAAGTTTTGGTTGTCCTGAACCGCAGCGTACTTATCACAAGTCACACACATGCAGCTGTTGACAAAATTCTTTTAGAATTGCAGAAAAGGAACATACAATTTTTGAGAGTTGGTAAAAAAACCAGAATCAATCAAGATATCGATAGTGATTCCACAATTGCAGCGGTCGAAGAATCTGTGCTCACGCCAGACGACATGAACAAACTGTTCAAGGAAGAACTCGTCGTCGGTTCCACTTGCTTAGGCACGAGGCATTTCATCTTCAAGGACAAGGTGTTCGATTACTGCCTGCTGGACGAAGCGTCCCAGGTCAGCCAGCTGGAGGCGATACGCCCGCTCATGCTGTGCAGGAAATTCGTGTTGGTGGGAGACACGAAGCAGCTGCCTCCGCTCGTCGTCAGCCGGAGAGCCGTGGAACTCGGGATGTCCGAAAGCGTTCTGGAGCGCTTGAGCAAACGGCCGGGCCACACCGTGAGCGAGCTGAACTGCCAGTACAGGATGAACCGCACCGTCATGAGCCTCGCAAACAGGTTCGTGTACGACGGCAGGCTGGTGTGCGGTGCCGCCAACGAGCGCGACACGCTGGAGGCGCCCGGCTGGGGCGTCCTGGAGAGGAACGCCGGGAGCAACCCGTGGCTGCTGCGAGTCCTGTCCGCGAGGCTGGAGGACGCGGTCGCCGTCGTGGACACGGGAGACGTCCGCCACGTGGAAACCCAGGACGGCCGCGTCCCGGAGCTCCGGGACGGCGCGCTGAGGACCGTCAACCTGGCAGAGGCCGGGCTGGTGTACTTTGTGGTGTCGGGCCTTCGCGTGGCGGGGGTGAGGGCCGAGGACGTCGGCGTGATGGCGCCCTACCAGCAGCAGGTCGGCCTGCTCAAGAGGGTGTTTGCCGCGAAGTCCGACTACCACGGGCGCATCTCCGTCAGCACGATAGACCAGTACCAGGGCCAGGAGAAGTCTGTCGTGGTGATCACGTGCACCCGGTCGTCCCCCAACAGGGCTGCGGACTCCGGCCGCGGCAGCATCCTCGACGACGCGAAGCGCCTGACCGTGGCCATCACCAGGAGCAAGCACAAGCTCATCATCATCGGCAACGTGCAACTTCTGATGGATAATTTTTCAGAAATGAACAAACTGTTTTCTTGCATTGAAGAGAACAATAAAATTAGCTGCAAAGATCTTGATTGGGGTTATATGGTGAGGAAGACACTCAAATATTTGGATAAATGTGATAATTCGCGTGGtcagtttttataa